The Humulus lupulus chromosome 4, drHumLupu1.1, whole genome shotgun sequence genome has a window encoding:
- the LOC133830324 gene encoding peroxisomal membrane protein PEX14 isoform X1 has translation MATESQSPPHSTPPDQSAQKPAGVMQPIPTTENQQNVQAEATKENASTSVFVNSEPMREDQVQNAVKFLSHPKVRGSPVMYRRSFLEKKGLTKEEIDEAFRRVPDAPPSVQTSGVNQADGQKTSSSVQPQTSAPAAPTNAVSQVASVTRSRFHWSHAVLAVGLLAVSGAGTAVIIKNAVIPRLKSWIRKVISEEENESVEKKDSKPSVAEEAAAAAKAAAAAATDVAKASQEMMSSKNEERRYFGELMNMLDVQVQEMKSMGNSIRRLEGETSALRRTSGIDHESHQLNVINSKKPYVNGKADYDSHSVRSASPPASAEPSLGPPPHPKSYMDIMAMVQRGEKPPNVREINDSPPNPNQQPSNPRLAPRSKPWEVSQTQYYQSQVIQSQGSGEGFNSNPQDNGLNYSSNGDGPVPWWQQKNPRITEIESEDELKTRSYGPPTSEQPIRRSWVPPQPPPVAMPEAAEAIRRPKSLAQKELSADDQSETRSSDVTDELQRITKISESGGPVESYTGSSSMNSSEIQEAKDEIYG, from the exons ATGGCGACTGAATCCCAGTCTCCTCCTCATTCGACCCCTCCTGACCAAAGTGCCCAGAAACCAG CTGGTGTCATGCAACCAATTCCAACAACTGAGAATCAGCAAAATGTCCAGGCAGAAGCTACTAAGGAAAATGCTTCAACATCTGTGTTTGTGAATTCGGAACCAATGCGAGAGGATCAAGTACAGAATGCAGTGAAATTCCTCTCTCACCCGAAAGTTAGGGGCTCTCCAGTAATGTATAGACGATCTTTTCTTGAGAAGAAGGGCCTTACAAAAGAGGAGATAGATGAAGCTTTTCGACGAGTGCCC GATGCACCTCCTAGTGTACAAACTTCTGGTGTGAATCAAG CAGATGGACAGAAGACATCATCTAGTGTTCAGCCACAAACCTCTGCACCTGCTGCTCCTACAAATGCTGTTTCTCAAGTGGCTTCCGTAACACGTTCACGGTTTCATTGGTCTCATGCTGTTCTTGCTGTAGGATTATTGGCCGTTTCAGGAGCTGGAACAGCTGTTATAATTAAG AATGCTGTTATTCCTAGATTAAAGTCATGGATACGTAAGGTTATCTCAGAAGAAGAAAATGAATCAGTTGAGAAAAAAGATTCTAAACCAAGTGTAGCGGAGGAAGCTGCAGCTGCTGCAAAAGCAGCTGCAGCTGCAGCAACTGATGTGGCAAAAGCTAGCCAGGAAATGATGAGTTCGAAAAATGAAG AGAGGAGGTACTTTGGGGAGCTTATGAATATGTTAGACGTACAAGTGCAAGAAATGAAGTCAATGGGTAATTCCATTCGGAGATTGGAAG GTGAAACAAGTGCTCTTAGGAGAACCTCTGGCATCGATCATGAAAGCCATCAATTAAATGTCATAAACTCAAAG AAACCATATGTTAATGGCAAGGCAGACTATGACTCACACTCAG TTAGATCTGCCTCACCTCCTGCGTCTGCAGAGCCATCACTTGGACCTCCACCTCATCCAAAGTCTTATATGGAC ATTATGGCCATGGTACAAAGAGGGGAGAAACCTCCTAATGTCAGG GAGATTAATGATTCACCTCCAAACCCTAATCAACAACCATCAAATCCTCGGTTAGCACCTAGATCTAAG CCTTGGGAGGTTAGTCAGACCCAGTACTACCAAAGCCAGGTAATTCAATCTCAAGGGAGCGGTGAAGGATTTAATTCCAATCCCCAAGACAATGGGCTCAACTATTCATCAAATGGAGATGGTCCAGTGCCGTGGTGGCAACAAAAGAATCCAAGAATCACTGAGATTGAAAGTGAAGATGAATTGAAGACTAGGTCTTATGGACCCCCAACCAGTGAACAACCAATTAGGCGTTCATGGGTTCCACCTCAGCCTCCACCTGTGGCAATGCCAGAAGCAGCTGAAGCCATCCGAAGGCCAAAATCTTTAGCACAGAAGGAGCTTTCAGCTGATGATCAGTCAGAAACACGTTCATCAGATGTAACTGATGAGTTGCAGAGGATTACAAAAATATCTGAATCTGGGGGCCCGGTTGAAAGTTATACTGGGAGCTCATCGATGAACTCAAGTGAGATACAAGAAGCCAAAGATGAAATTTATGGGTGA
- the LOC133830324 gene encoding peroxisomal membrane protein PEX14 isoform X2 codes for MATESQSPPHSTPPDQSAQKPAGVMQPIPTTENQQNVQAEATKENASTSVFVNSEPMREDQVQNAVKFLSHPKVRGSPVMYRRSFLEKKGLTKEEIDEAFRRVPDAPPSVQTSGVNQDGQKTSSSVQPQTSAPAAPTNAVSQVASVTRSRFHWSHAVLAVGLLAVSGAGTAVIIKNAVIPRLKSWIRKVISEEENESVEKKDSKPSVAEEAAAAAKAAAAAATDVAKASQEMMSSKNEERRYFGELMNMLDVQVQEMKSMGNSIRRLEGETSALRRTSGIDHESHQLNVINSKKPYVNGKADYDSHSVRSASPPASAEPSLGPPPHPKSYMDIMAMVQRGEKPPNVREINDSPPNPNQQPSNPRLAPRSKPWEVSQTQYYQSQVIQSQGSGEGFNSNPQDNGLNYSSNGDGPVPWWQQKNPRITEIESEDELKTRSYGPPTSEQPIRRSWVPPQPPPVAMPEAAEAIRRPKSLAQKELSADDQSETRSSDVTDELQRITKISESGGPVESYTGSSSMNSSEIQEAKDEIYG; via the exons ATGGCGACTGAATCCCAGTCTCCTCCTCATTCGACCCCTCCTGACCAAAGTGCCCAGAAACCAG CTGGTGTCATGCAACCAATTCCAACAACTGAGAATCAGCAAAATGTCCAGGCAGAAGCTACTAAGGAAAATGCTTCAACATCTGTGTTTGTGAATTCGGAACCAATGCGAGAGGATCAAGTACAGAATGCAGTGAAATTCCTCTCTCACCCGAAAGTTAGGGGCTCTCCAGTAATGTATAGACGATCTTTTCTTGAGAAGAAGGGCCTTACAAAAGAGGAGATAGATGAAGCTTTTCGACGAGTGCCC GATGCACCTCCTAGTGTACAAACTTCTGGTGTGAATCAAG ATGGACAGAAGACATCATCTAGTGTTCAGCCACAAACCTCTGCACCTGCTGCTCCTACAAATGCTGTTTCTCAAGTGGCTTCCGTAACACGTTCACGGTTTCATTGGTCTCATGCTGTTCTTGCTGTAGGATTATTGGCCGTTTCAGGAGCTGGAACAGCTGTTATAATTAAG AATGCTGTTATTCCTAGATTAAAGTCATGGATACGTAAGGTTATCTCAGAAGAAGAAAATGAATCAGTTGAGAAAAAAGATTCTAAACCAAGTGTAGCGGAGGAAGCTGCAGCTGCTGCAAAAGCAGCTGCAGCTGCAGCAACTGATGTGGCAAAAGCTAGCCAGGAAATGATGAGTTCGAAAAATGAAG AGAGGAGGTACTTTGGGGAGCTTATGAATATGTTAGACGTACAAGTGCAAGAAATGAAGTCAATGGGTAATTCCATTCGGAGATTGGAAG GTGAAACAAGTGCTCTTAGGAGAACCTCTGGCATCGATCATGAAAGCCATCAATTAAATGTCATAAACTCAAAG AAACCATATGTTAATGGCAAGGCAGACTATGACTCACACTCAG TTAGATCTGCCTCACCTCCTGCGTCTGCAGAGCCATCACTTGGACCTCCACCTCATCCAAAGTCTTATATGGAC ATTATGGCCATGGTACAAAGAGGGGAGAAACCTCCTAATGTCAGG GAGATTAATGATTCACCTCCAAACCCTAATCAACAACCATCAAATCCTCGGTTAGCACCTAGATCTAAG CCTTGGGAGGTTAGTCAGACCCAGTACTACCAAAGCCAGGTAATTCAATCTCAAGGGAGCGGTGAAGGATTTAATTCCAATCCCCAAGACAATGGGCTCAACTATTCATCAAATGGAGATGGTCCAGTGCCGTGGTGGCAACAAAAGAATCCAAGAATCACTGAGATTGAAAGTGAAGATGAATTGAAGACTAGGTCTTATGGACCCCCAACCAGTGAACAACCAATTAGGCGTTCATGGGTTCCACCTCAGCCTCCACCTGTGGCAATGCCAGAAGCAGCTGAAGCCATCCGAAGGCCAAAATCTTTAGCACAGAAGGAGCTTTCAGCTGATGATCAGTCAGAAACACGTTCATCAGATGTAACTGATGAGTTGCAGAGGATTACAAAAATATCTGAATCTGGGGGCCCGGTTGAAAGTTATACTGGGAGCTCATCGATGAACTCAAGTGAGATACAAGAAGCCAAAGATGAAATTTATGGGTGA
- the LOC133832076 gene encoding uncharacterized protein LOC133832076 — protein MFIAFGASLDGWKQCRPVIVVDGTFLKTKCGGTLYAACVKDGNNQIFSLAFGIGDSENDNAWIWFFTRLKEAIGDRENLCIVSDRHKRIKNAVEQVYPGVYHGVCLYHLKQNLRTKFRGLHVHAIFETASRAYSAQEYYSAMAELQKISPEMTTYLLEAKPEKWARPFFPTKWYNILTSNIAESINAAIVHARELPITSLIESIREMLQRWFSTRKEAAINQFIEVTKWANDEMEIKLDVAFRMKVDAIDAIKSSVTYGDRVFVVDLEQHMCTCNEFQLEGIPCAHAIATIESKYLDKYKFCSNWYKNSVLKETYAGSINPLPDKVDWSVPDEIIGDSMKAPKFKSKDYKDAMLHIFVALWTCG, from the exons ATGTTTATTGCTTTTGGGGCTTCATTAGATGGATGGAAGCAATGTCGACCAGTTATAGTGGTAGATGGAACATTTTTAAAGACGAAATGTGGAGGTACACTGTATGCAGCTTGTGTTAAAGATGGAAACAATCAAATTTTTTCGCTCGCCTTTGGAATTGGGGATTCAGAAAATGACAATGCATGGATATGGTTCTTTACAAGACTAAAAGAAGCAATAGGAGATCGAGAAAATTTGTGCATAGTATCTGACAGGCATAAACGCATAAAAAATGCAGTTGAACAAGTGTATCCTGGTGTATATCATGGAGTTTGTCTTTATCATTTGAAGCAAAATCTAAGGACTAAGTTTAGGGGATTACATGTGCATGCCATATTTGAAACTGCTTCAAGAGCGTACTCAGCTCAAGAATATTATTCTGCCATGGCTGAATTACAGAAAATTAGCCCTGAAATGACCACTTATCTTTTGGAAGCAAAACCAGAAAAATGGGCTCGGCCATTCTTTCCAACGAAATGGTATAACATTCTTACAAGTAACATTGCCGAATCTATAAATGCAGCAATTGTGCATGCGAGAGAATTGCCTATAACGTCGTTAATAGAATCTATAAGAGAGATGCTTCAAAGATGGTTTTCAACAAGAAAAGAAGCAGCAATCAACCAATTTATTGAAGTGACAAAATGGGCAAATGATGAAATGGAGATCAAACTTGATGTGGCATTTCGAATGAAG GTAGATGCAATTGATGCAATAAAATCTAGTGTCACATATGGTGATCGAGTGTTTGTTGTCGACTTGGAACAACATATGTGCACATGTAATGAATTTCAACTAGAGGGAATTCCATGTGCACATGCTATTGCAACAATTGAAAGCAAGTACTTGGACAAGTACAAATTTTGCTCAAATTGGTATAAAAATTCTGTTTTGAAAGAGACATATGCAGGATCAATTAATCCTCTTCCAGATAAAGTTGATTGGAGTGTCCCAGATGAAATTATAGGAGATAGCATGAAAGCTCcaaaattcaaa TCTAAAGACTATAAAGATGCAATGTTACACATATTTGTTGCGTTGTGGACTTGTGGATAA